Within Nematostella vectensis chromosome 1, jaNemVect1.1, whole genome shotgun sequence, the genomic segment TCGTGGTCACGACAGGATAAAGCAACGGCGATGTCAAACATGTACCTCTTGTATAAGTTTGGTTTCTTTCCCGTGTAGCTGGATAGCATTTCTTCCTCTAAGTATCCCACGACAAAAATGGTTAGGACCTAGTATACTTCTCAGGTCTGTTTGTAGTATTGGCCGTAGAACCCAAACGTTTAAAGAGTtgtgcctagtgcacactggcgacataacgacatgggcgcgcgcactcttatcttcgacataatgacatggacataacgacgtaagagaaaaaacatgttttttattttatgtcattatgtccatgtcgttatgtggggctaaacatagtgcgcgcgcccatgtcgttatgttgttatgttgctagtgttcaCTAGGCATTAGAACAAGCTCGGCCATACGGAGTTTCACCGTATTGgctcccccccctcctccaccaAGCTATGAGCTCTTACCATAAGCCTCGCCTGGGAGAAGAAAAATTGCGTTGACAACGGTTTCTTTTAAATAGGTGTTTTCGctagaattgttttttttttaacgcaAAAGGCGTAAATAcgaaaaaggaataaaaaattCGTGCGAATGCAAAACGTactattttttgtcaattttaaagaaacataTAAAATAAATGCTAACTAAGAGTCAATCCAAATTGCGAAGGGCTAAAACCAAGGgttataaaagcaaatattacAGTCTCTTTTGTCCGATGTCTCGCCCAACATGGCGACAATAGCGCGTGAGATTGAGTACGAACAACGCGCGCCCTTCCCAAAGATGACATTACGTCATAATGGTAATCATATTTGACCAATGAAATCGATTCCTTGACTTGCGATATTCACAGcaaaaaataggaaaaatGCTAAGACGCGCTTTCGTAAACCTTGGATTTAACTCACCGAGTGAGGCAGAGAAAGCCTTGAAAAAGTCAAATCGTAAAGATGGCGGTACCCGGGCACAGAAGGGAAGACTGTTGAATCGCCCCCAAATGGAGAAGGTGAGCTGATGGTTAAATGAACAATCCCCAGGGTGAAACGCTAGGATATCAAaccattaaaattaaaataatccaATCAGATAAAAATGCCAAAACTATGGTGTCTGTAAGTTGATGTTAAAGTCTTCTAAACCATGGGGACCAGCACGCTCCACAGAGGGAAAATAAATGTTATACATGTTGAACACGGTGTTACAAAAAGACGTTGTATTGATTTAAGCATAAAATAAACGATACTTTAGAGGACTGACTAACTATGAATACAGATTCGCGCACTTCCTCCGCCTGGAGAGTTCAAGAGACAGGAAGTTCTCGACGCCACGCCTGCTCTACCACCAGCAAGCGCCCAAAGAACTATGGGGCTTCCCTCTCAGGCGGCCACTGCAGAAGACAATAGAAGGCTCGGTGTCCAAGTGCTCAGAGTTGTTAAGGGCGGGGTGGCCCCCACAGGGCTCCCGCGACCCACGGGCAAATCCCGATTTTCTTTTGCGAGGAAAAAGGCAAAGGGTATGTCTTGATGTCTGTCGGCCATCTTGGGAACCGACCATTTAATATTGGACGGGTCAGTAAAACTCGAGTGAAATAAAATTTCTAAAAGAATCGAGCAAGCCATCCTTTGATAAAAGACAAAGTGACGTTTCAGAAGAAAAGGTAAACAGGACgagaaaatattatatattaaagTGGTataaatatcaaatggtcggtcccttgaAAATAAACCATTCAATAGAATCAATTTAAAGAGTGTTTGAATTATAACCAGAGAAAGGTTTTCTAGCTTACCACCCCTCTGTCTGTCTATAAAGATGTTTATATTCCTCTTACTCAGCCACAGACGCCAAATCAACTCTCCCAGACATCAGAGATACTAACGACAATGCTCTCGTGAACATGCGTACGACGGACTTACCCAATGTCCGTGATCTCTACACGAACAAGAAAGACAACGCGGTTCCTGTAGCAAGCGAGGGCGCAAGTGCGACCACATCGACCACCGGGTCGCACCAGGCTATGACCGCCATGCAAAGCGAGGAGGAGCCTGGGGCTTCTATGGGGCACAGGACAGAACGCCAGAAAGCCAAAGAGCTGAAGGAAATGAAAAGAGCAGGTTTAACCCCCCTTAGACCCCCACCCCACGGAAACACCATGGAGGACGATGCTGATCACAAGGTAAGTGACAGGCCCCGGATGGAGGGTACAATTGGTGAACAGGGCAAGTGACAAGTCCCGGATGAAGGGTACAATGGGTAAACAGGGCAAGTGATAGGTCCCGGATGAAGGGTACAatgggtgtacagggtaagtgacaggtcccggatgaaggGTACAATGGGTGAACAGGGTAAGtgacaggtcccggatgaaggGTACAATGGGTGAACAGGGTAAGTGTcaggtcccggatgaaggAAACAGtgggtgtacagggtaagtgacaggtcccggatgaaggGTACAATGGGTGTACAGGGCATGtgacaggtcccggatgaaggGTACGATGGGTAAACAGGGCAAGTGACAGGTCCCGGATGGAGGGTACAatgggtgtacagggtaagtgacaggtcccggatgaaggGAACAGtgggtgtacagggtaagtgacaggtcccggatgaaggGTACACCATATAATAACGGACAGTACATTCATCATTAATTCGATTCTGCCCTGAAGACATGTGAGCTAATTACAAAACTTTAAAGCTTATTGATTGaccaataatcttgaaattcaAGTTAACTACGGAAAGAAGTAATGACCTTCTTGATATCAGGCTCGGATGAACAAGCTGAAGAGAGCTCGTATTCGCCTTGCCAAGAACAGGGTCAACCCTGAGGTGAGCAAGCCTTTTCTGAAGTCACTACCAGATGCAACTCCAGGGGCGGTTTGGTGCGAAAACTACGCGGTTCTACCTGCAATTGAATCCTCTCCACCCAAAACGGGAATATACTCCCGCCATCTCCAGCCCACCCCTCCTCAGGCCAACACTCACCGGGGTATCCTCGGGTACAAGACAAGTATCACACACGACCTCGTGATAAAAGACATGGAGACCGATGAGTAGGGGTCATGGGGTTCAATATGCGAGATACACCCTGCGTGCTCCACTCAAACCCAGTTTCGAGATGAAAATCCCGTCCTATGCAGATCACGCACCAACTGGTGACTTCGCCACTCGTCCTGTAAAATAAAGTGTTGTCCTGTTAGACACATCAAGGCGGTGCGGTCTTCACGACAGATTGAGGTGAGGCGCCCATGACCAGTGATAATCTCCTCTCTCTATCGGATTCATGGAGGTGTTATTTTCTCGGGGGAAAACGCTATCTGTGGCAGTATAAGGCGGGTGCTCACTTGCCACAGTACAAGGCGTGCGAGGAGCTCATATTGATCGTACGGCAAGTAGTCATCCCCGTTGATCTTGAGCGCCCCGTCTTGTACCGTCGCGGCGAGTTTCTCTGTTGATCCTACGGCACGTAGTCATCCCCGTTGATCACGAGGGCTTCGCATTATT encodes:
- the LOC125570240 gene encoding uncharacterized protein LOC125570240, producing MLRRAFVNLGFNSPSEAEKALKKSNRKDGGTRAQKGRLLNRPQMEKIRALPPPGEFKRQEVLDATPALPPASAQRTMGLPSQAATAEDNRRLGVQVLRVVKGGVAPTGLPRPTGKSRFSFARKKAKATDAKSTLPDIRDTNDNALVNMRTTDLPNVRDLYTNKKDNAVPVASEGASATTSTTGSHQAMTAMQSEEEPGASMGHRTERQKAKELKEMKRAGLTPLRPPPHGNTMEDDADHKARMNKLKRARIRLAKNRVNPEVSKPFLKSLPDATPGAVWCENYAVLPAIESSPPKTGIYSRHLQPTPPQANTHRGILGYKTSITHDLVIKDMETDE